The Spinacia oleracea cultivar Varoflay chromosome 2, BTI_SOV_V1, whole genome shotgun sequence DNA segment ATTGTTGTTCACCATAACAGTATAACCCAAACCATCTAATATACCCCATGAAATTAGATTCCGTTCTAGCTTTGGTACGTACCTTATTTCAACTAACTTCTGAACACGACCATTGCAAAGTTTTACCGCAACCTCACAAATGCCGTCAACTTTTACCTTCTTACCATCCGGTAAAGTAACCATCTTTCCTTCACACTCTTCGTAGGATGAGAACCATTCCCTCCTAGCACATATGTGATGAGAACTTACCGAGTCAAGCACCTAACCGTCATTTGTTCCCTTATCTTTTTGAACCAAAAGAGCATCAccagcatcatcatcatctcctTCCGCATATGAAACACGTCCTTTCTCGCGAGTTTTCTTCAACTCCTTcaattcttctttttctttgggATATATAGTTTGTATATGACCCAACTCTCCACAATAGAAACATTTAATATTAGGGTTATGTTTCTTACCAAATTTCTTTCTTTTGTGACGTGCATCTATCAGAATGCCCCCCCATCTGATGAGTCACATGTTCCTTGCTTCATTATTTTTTCGTTTTCTAGAAGAACAACAATAGTCTCTTCCAAAGCCAACTTCATTTTTCCCACCAACAAAGAAGTAATCACTGTATTATACTTATTTGGTAGAGACACAATTAGAAGAATAACTTTATCCTCATCCTTTAACTTTTCATCCAAATTATTCAATTGGTTGATCAAGCCATTGAAACGATTAAGATGATCTCTCAAATCTCCATCTTCTTCCATCTCGAGTCCGAATAAATCTTTCTTGAGAAATAAATTGTTGGCCAAAGACTTGGTTGGTATGTCTTTCTCAACTTCTCCCACAAATTTTTAGGGTTATCTTCCTCAagaacatcatatttaatttcCGATGCAAGGGCCAACCGGATTGTCGATGCTGCACGTAACTTCATGTCTTACCACTTTGCCTTTTCTACTTCGGTAGGCTTTTTGTCTTCAAGGGTTCCATACAACCCTTGTTGGATTAAGAGATCTTTAACCGTGCTCTGCCATAAGGCAAAATTGTTCCTTCCATTGAACAATTGAATCTTGAACCTTCCACCAGCTTTGTCCATGACGAACCTTAGCTCTTGATACCACTTGTTAGGAATATTACGAGATAACAATCTAGACAAACCACACACAATATAAATAACGTGGTATACCCACGTCCCAACTTGTATTATTAATAAAAATCGTTActaacactagtggaaaaaggcttatatgcatccccgcatttgccacgccattctgaacatgtgacgcaaatgacaaattttagcataaaatttagtcatttgcgtcgcagctttgttaaactgcgacgcaaatgactctaggatgccccccagagtcatttgcgtcgcagattagtaaaactgcgacgcaattaactcaatcaagtgcgtcgcagatttactaatctgcgacgcaaatgactctggggggcatcctagagtcatttgcgtcgcagtttaacaaagctgcgacgcaaatgtgttttgattttttttttttcgaattcgcgCTCAGCTTAATTGCTTAGGAACATTCTGACTTAGGTTAATATTGCTCGACAAACACTAGCTGCTTCCCTCCCAAACGAAACCAACACCAACACTAGCTGCTTTGTTCTCACCGGCGGCTTCACCCTGTTCACTGTCGTCGTTGCCTTCGCCGCCTTCCGTCGTTGCCGCGCcgttcctttgctgcttcactGCTTCACTGCTTCGCCACTTCACTACTTCACTGATTCCTGCCCTTCTTCCTTTTTAGAGTCGCCGCCCACGGCCAAGGAAGTCATCCACGGCACGGCAGCCGCCCACGCCGCCGCCCACTCAGCCGCCCTTGTTCATTGTCGTCTCTCCTCTCTTAGGTATTGAATTTTAGTTttgatatttattgaattttaattgtgcattttaattttaattgtggacattataattgaattttaattatgcattataattgaattttaatggttgatattatttgttgaattttaattgggtacattttaggatttaggttttgttgaattttagttgtaggttttgttgaattttagttgaattttaattgggtacattttaggatttaggttttgttgaattttagttgttaggttttgttgaattaaaagttatgaaatgaagttttgggtatgaaatgaatttaggtgatatatgaaatcatgttttgggtttgctacaaaattttggatttataatgatatgaatagcctagtttatattctaacctttgacaaaatttggtctagtggttgaaaatggatcggagttggatgtatggtagtaaacgattttctacaaggttcttacaagggattcaagagttcattaaggttgccttgaaacatcaatcagaacatgaatcaagtttaattctgtgtccttgttgtgattgcaataattcaagggggtatcgggatattgatgatattgttgatcacatagttcgtcgcggttttaagggtaactacacgacgtggacatggcatggtgagagcatagatcatggggcaagttctagtatgccgagctcgagtcagcataatcattgtgataatggtgatgataatgaaattgaggatgatattggtgttgaaagtgaggaagaagaggagaaagataggatagatgatatgatgcatgatgtggaagaccatcatttcgttgagcgtccccatatgtatgatagtataatcaaagcttccgcaacaccattatatcctggttctacacaaactgtacttggtgccgtcatcgaatatttcaacttaaaggtggaaaacggttggaccaacaagagtttttcacagtttttggaggccacgtctggtaatcttcctgaaggaaacaaacttccaaggtctaactatgaggcccagaagcttatgtgtcctttgggtatggattatgagaagatacacgcgtgtccaaatgattgcgtgttgtatcgaaagcagtatgcaaatctgcatgagtgtccaagatgcggattgtcccgttacaagatcgtggagaatgatgcaacatcaactaagaagaaaccttctccggctaaggtgctttggtatcttccaattataccaagatttaagcgccttttctcagaagagaaaactgcaaaactcttgaggtggcatgccgaggggaggaagaaagatgggttaatgaggcatcctgctgattctccacaatggaggaacattgatcgaaagtacaaggtctttagggaagaagttcggaatctcaggcttggtctttgcacggatggaatgaacccatttgggacacttagtacccaatatagcacttggccggttcttctcaccatatacaatttgcctccttggttatgcatgaagcgtagatacatcatgttgtcgctcttaatctctgggcctaaacaacccggaaatgacatagatgtgtatctagagccactcattgaagatttgaaattgttgtgggatgaaggggtgttgatgtttgatgcatacaccaaaaccaatttcactttacgtgccatgattttttgtacgataaatgatttcccggcttatggaaatttgtcagggtattctgtaaagggaaagaaggcatgtccaggttgtcatgatgatttggtctcgaggcgcctaaaattttgtgggaaagatgtgtacatggattaccggatgtatcttcctgaagatcatccatttcgaaaagagaaggaagcttttaatggagaattggagatgagagaagctcctgcccccttatgtgcgtgtgaggtttatgaacgggttaaagacattgagacagagtttggtaagccttataaaggtcagccaagtggtggttacaagaagaggtctatcttttgggatctcccatattggagagatttggaagttaggcattgtttggatgtaatgcatattgagaaaaatgtttgtgatgccattgttgggacattgttgaatatgcaagggaaaacgaaggatgggcctaaagttagacaagatatggctgctatgggtcgctccgagttggcacctcaagaaaggggaaaacgctggtaccttcccccagcttgtttcaccttgtctaaaaaggagaaagttagcttttgtgagtctttgcatggcttaaaggtccctgccggttactcttcaaattttcgtagacttgtgtccatgtctgacttgaaattagttggaatgaaatctcatgattgtcacgtgttgatgcaacaattgctgccggttgcaattcgagggatattgccgccacaagtgaggtataccattacaagattgtgtttctttttcaacacaatttgtagcaaggtgatcaatccaacaatactggatgatttgcaggctgatgtacttgagaccatgtgtcggtttgaaaagtattttccgccatcattctttgacatgatgcctcatttgattattcatcttgttcgtgaaattaagctttgtgggccagtttgtatgaggtacatgtatccctttgaacgggaaatgggtaccttgaaaaatagagtgatgaatccggccaaacctgaagctagtattgtccaacgaaccgtcgcggaggaagttgctgcatgggtttctcaatatatggcacgtttgaaagaagtcggagtaccaaagtctagacatgatgggagacttgggggtcaaggtacaattggcaagaaaaggatatcaatcagttctgaaatgatgtgtaaggttgagctgtttgtggtgcaaagtcttagtgaagtccatccatacgtggctgagcacatgaactttcttagagagcaatatccttcaaaaaatggtcctcaactgataaaagagcataatcgttcattccttacatggttcaagcgtcgagtgatggatcaattttccgacacgcctaatgaggtatctgacatggtgagatggttggcatatggtcctaaatgtcaagtcatatcttatgaggggtacgacatcaatggctattctttttacacgaagcgacaagatgacaaaacgacgatgcaaaatagtggtgttacggcaatatgtttgtcttcagagtatgctagtgtaaaagatagaacacttgtagataagacgaactcttactatggagtcattgaagaaatattagagttggaatataagtattttaagattcctctattccggtgcaagtgggttgatattagtcgcggtgtcaaaaaggatgaacatgggtacctgacacttgtaaactttagtcgagttgggcatcttgcagatcctttcatattagcatcacaggcaaaacaaatcttttacatggttgaccctgccgatcgtagttggtcagttgttctggaaggcaaaagaagaatacttggcgttgaggatgtagatgatgaagaagagtatgatgagtagtttaatgagattccaccttcctcctggcatatccctcaaatgattgacgatgttgacatgagttatacacgccgagatcatgatgaaggattttatgttgaaaaagagaaatagtgagataggtactattttggcaactattttttcaccaagttaatttgtagattagttaaaagttgggttcgaaaatgtcatttttgcctaaatatgtactataacgacccaattacccttaaatgtggaataatagattagtacgaggcttagaaagttataactatgcatatgagacatgtaataagtttgaaaacattccttaggttctttggttcaaagttgggttcgaaaatgtcatttttgcctaaatatgtattataacgacccaattacccttaaatgtggaataatagattattacgaggcttagaaagttataactatgcatatgagacatgtaataagtttgaaaacattccttaggttctttggttcaaagttgggttcgaaaatgtcatttttgcctaaatatgtattataacgacccaattacccttaaatgtggaataatagattattacgaggcttagaaagttataactatgcatatgagacatgtaataagtttgaaaacattccttaggttctttggttcaaagttgggttcgaaaatgtcatttttgcctaaatatgtattataacgacccaattacccttaaatgtggaataatagattagtacgaggcttagaaagttataaatatgcatatgagacatgtaataagtttgaaaacattccttaggttctttggttcaaagttgggttcgaaaatgtcatttttgcctaaatatgtactataacgacccaattacccttaaatgtggaataatagattattacgaggcttagaaagttataactatgcatatgagacatgtaataagtttgaaaacattccttaggttctttggttcaaagttgggtccgaaaacgtcatttttgcctaaatatgtactataacgacccaattacccttaaatgtggaataatagattattacgaggcttagaaagttataactatgcatatgagacatgtaataagtttgaaaacattccttaggttctttggttcaaagttgggttcgaaaatgtcatttttgcctaaatatgtactataacgacccaattacccttaaatgtggaataatagattagtacgaggctttagGATAGTGGTGGTTGTTCAAAGGATGATGGATGGTTACACCTGATACTTCTTTATTCAGGGAATTTCCATACTCCTTGAATTCTTATGCAACTGGTCTCTATATTATGCTCATGGAGCTGGATATTATGTCATCCATGTTTGCACTCCCAAACTACCTCCCAACCCGGAAAAAAAACATCTTATTTGGATTTAAGTGTCTGCTAAGTTCCTGTGTACCATCTAATTGCTGGTTGTTAGTATCTGAAGGTTATTTCAGGAGCTTGGTTGTGCTTTCTTTGTTGCTTAATCTTTAAAGAACAGTCTGTTTTTGGGTGGGTTTGTGGACCAAAATTTTGCATATTCAAATTCATTCCCCAGCATTtgtacagaactgatcagaactgaccagttctatgcactgatctgcacagctcagatcagaactgtgcagatcagtgcacagaactggtcagaactgatcagttctgtgcactgatctgcattagttctgatctgagctgtgcagatcagtgcacagaactggtcagctctgatcagttctgtgcactgatctgcacagttctgatctgagctgtgcagatcagtgcatagaactggtcagttctgatcagttctgtgcactgatctgcacagttctgatctgagctgtgcagatcagtgcacagaactgatcagttctttatttttattttaaaatcctgcttttgaaggtatgtaattttgatgattttccaatgcagtagcgtcaggcatggatgaagatcaacacgcaaattcaggtccttctaacaaatcaccaaatcaagtgccccaaaagcaaaaaaagaagccaagaggccctacaaaaggaataaaatccatgcccggggttccaagaaaaattgaatgggatcacttggaccgacccacagggaaatgggcaacggattacaagaatcacattggcgagataagtcgcgcaaatgtttcaatattgatcagaacctgggaagatgtttcacaaggaataaaagacactttgtgggaagacgtcaaggtaaccggttttattttggaaattcagttgtacatatctacgtgtctttttcaagtgctaaaagactttcttgttccttttctttttctttcatttagagagaatttcatatcacagatgaaactaagaaagaagttgtcttaaagagttgtgataagcgttggagggaattcaaatcaagattgACGACTGGTTGGATTCGGGGTACAAGGAAAAggccaaaagatgaaaagatgccatatgatttgtatagttatataactaaggatatatggaaggaatttgtgaagatacgtacctccgaagaagctgaggtataaaaattattcttatttaaagtcttgttataatctaagttttattttgttgtaataatttcttttacccccctaaaattaggaaataagtgagaaagcaagacaaagtcaatctttcaacatatatcctcatcatatgggacagaaatcatatgctgaaatgacaagtgaatggcagagaaaagggtacattccctcagtttcttcgtcatctgaaggttcctctgcgtctacaatttcttcaagtttgccgagtaggacatgtttatggcttcttgcaagatcgaaaccagatgagaaaggaaatccttacttgccggatgagggcacacaaaaggtcaaagaaaatattgtaagttcatttaacaattttgcgtaatgttgtgattcctctaatttcatatatgttcttaaatatgaaaccaagtgttgaacttttctcaaaaccatttgatttcatgtaggatgaatggaaaaggaaacaagatgaaggggaatttgttcccaaaagtgcacgagatgatgtcttatctcgtgcacttggtaagactaaagaagggagaccactaacatttggtggtggagtaggcatcaaagctgtgtgggggaccggagagcggcgtagctttcgacggtatggagatgcggagatggaggaaatggaagcaagagtgaccaaaagggtcaaagatgagacaatacaagagatgaactccaagatggatgccatggtcatggagaaatttatcacatttgctaaagaacttggtgtccaaataccaagccatatgaggatagacgcaaatgttcatagtagttgtcgttccgggggtttagatccatttgccgacattacggtatgataatttgtgtttttcaagtactttgtttctagttaattctattgaacttttctaacatgttacattgtatttgcgttattgttcaaaataaataataaggaacctgtcccgtgccatctatacctgaacataggctcggagaaagtctttgttgcctatggtaccatatgtccagagttgctccttgatcaccacaacgacgtcacgtccgataacgtgaaagtgagcgttgatgattttgagcccgcgtacaaagaagctcccgtccccgtgccttctcaatatattaagaaacttgctcaagctcatggtaccttcactcagtggccaaaacatttggtgtcgcttacgaatgaggaggtaactaacatatgcatgataatttgaagtagaactattataccatgtatgctcactaatatgtatatcgttatttgaaaatcatacctcaggtaaacaagcctacaagtaaagagcctaaagggaaagggaacaaagggaaagagatagtggttgggggaagtggaacaaaagcgtccaacactaaatcaaaaacctatttccttgaaaattataaagtgcaaaatttgagtggtaagtgcaatgtgatgaaaactatgatgttgggattaaaagaaggggagcacgttaaggtacattgcactaaaaggacattcaatatggaaaaggactttgaaattagtgtcaccgttgaagacaccgatcaacttctctcgggagcatggctcaatatatcaataatacaagtttttgctacgtgagttacctaaattcatattttgcccctaaatttgatttttatgattgtcttaacgttcttacactctatattatagggctttgagtgagttgtgttttcacgatgattgtcaccccaatagtattggattcatgtgcccggagatgatctcggccaccatgttaaagtccgatgcagatcgaattctattgtacatgacgaggtccatgagtgcacttagttctaagacattcatcttatgtccatactacgaaaagtatgaaaattactttgaacttcgtttttaattgattgttataaatttaacttttttttttctaactacatacgtttattgtttgtatgtaggagtcactggatgcttttagttctttgcttgtctaaacgtgaggtctacatatttgattctcaacagaagaagagaaatttgatgattaaggagccactaaacaagtaagtaaagtatgcatatgaaaatgccatttttgccaaaatttttgccttaggttctttagttcaaagttgggttcgaaaacatcatttttgcctaaaaatgacctaggacgacccaattagccttaaatgtgaaataatagattgtaaagggacttagaaagttataactatgcatatgagacgtgtaataagtttgaaaacattccttaggttctttggttcaaagttgggttcgaaaacatcatttttgcctaaaaatgacctaggacgacccaattagccttaaatgtgaaataatagattgtaaagggccttacaaagttataaatattcatatgagacgtgtaataagtttgaaaacattccttaggttctttggttcaaagttgggttcgaaaacatcatttttgcctaaaaatgacctaggacgacccaaatagccttaaatgtgaaataatagattgtaaagggccttacaaagttataactatgcatatgagacgtgtaataagtttgaaaacattccttaggttctttggttcaaagttgggttcgaaaacatcatttttgcctaaaaatgacctaggacgacccaattagccttaaatgtgaaataatagatt contains these protein-coding regions:
- the LOC130467001 gene encoding uncharacterized protein — its product is MDEDQHANSGPSNKSPNQVPQKQKKKPRGPTKGIKSMPGVPRKIEWDHLDRPTGKWATDYKNHIGEISRANVSILIRTWEDVSQGIKDTLWEDVKREFHITDETKKEVVLKSCDKRWREFKSRLTTGWIRGTRKRPKDEKMPYDLYSYITKDIWKEFVKIRTSEEAEEISEKARQSQSFNIYPHHMGQKSYAEMTSEWQRKGYIPSVSSSSEGSSASTISSSLPSRTCLWLLARSKPDEKGNPYLPDEGTQKVKENIDEWKRKQDEGEFVPKSARDDVLSRALGKTKEGRPLTFGGGVGIKAVWGTGERRSFRRYGDAEMEEMEARVTKRVKDETIQEMNSKMDAMVMEKFITFAKELGVQIPSHMRIDANVHSSCRSGGLDPFADITEPVPCHLYLNIGSEKVFVAYGTICPELLLDHHNDVTSDNVKVSVDDFEPAYKEAPVPVPSQYIKKLAQAHGTFTQWPKHLVSLTNEEVNKPTSKEPKGKGNKGKEIVVGGSGTKASNTKSKTYFLENYKVQNLSGKCNVMKTMMLGLKEGEHVKVHCTKRTFNMEKDFEISVTVEDTDQLLSGAWLNISIIQVFATALSELCFHDDCHPNSIGFMCPEMISATMLKSDADRILLYMTRSMSALSSKTFILCPYYEKSHWMLLVLCLSKREVYIFDSQQKKRNLMIKEPLNNAFRSYKRLGGQSKGTKLTWIPAQCAQQPGSLDCGYYVMRFMYDIIMNHGNSQDLTKDFSRTLPYSAEEINEVKDFWADYFMNNVEFLA